In Phyllopteryx taeniolatus isolate TA_2022b chromosome 6, UOR_Ptae_1.2, whole genome shotgun sequence, one genomic interval encodes:
- the LOC133479141 gene encoding proline-rich protein 2-like, protein MREQPGGRDTSPTEGPRVVRPGQWPPSGDCRDAMPPPQATSPPHPPLHTPRHATPPPLHLQESKTPPQHADPAMQPVPAQHEGGKVSLDCWKGGQIGAPDMGTIRGGGGTKDQPRAMRGQPQHQAVIQPGGPSLRSTAMQLSQCFAHQLLLIPLADLFDVCCSVHQ, encoded by the exons atgcgagagcagcccggcggacgggacacgtctcccaccgagggacccagggtggtccgcCCAGGTCaatggccacccagtggggacTGCAGGGAcgcaatgccacccccccaggcaacctccccaccccacccaccgcttcacacgccacgccacgccaccccaccccccctccaccTACAGGAGAGCAAGACGCCCCCCCAACACGCAGATCCcgcaatgcagccagtccccgcccagcacGAGGGCGGGAAAGTGTCCCTTgattgttggaaaggagggcagaTAGGGGCACCTGACatgggaacgataagggggggggggggaaccaagGATCAGccgcgggccatgagaggtcagccccaacaccaagcagtcatccagcccggggggcccagtctcaggagcaccgccatgcaa ctctcacaatgtttcgctcatcaactgctgttgatacccctggccgacctgttcgatgtctgctgctcagtacaccagtag